In Conger conger chromosome 12, fConCon1.1, whole genome shotgun sequence, one DNA window encodes the following:
- the gnaz gene encoding guanine nucleotide-binding protein G(z) subunit alpha, translating into MGCRQSSEEKEAARRSRRIDRHLRSESQRQRREIKLLLLGTSNSGKSTIVKQMKIIHSGGFNLEACKEYKPLILYNAIDSLTRIIRALATLKIDFHNPDRAYDAVQLFALTGPAESKGEITPELQGVMKRLWADSGVQECFCRSNEYHLEDNTAYYLNDLDRISAAEYIPTVEDILRSRDMTTGIVENKFTFKELTFKMVDVGGQRSERKKWIHCFEGVTAIIFCVELSGYDLKLYEDNQTSRMAESLRLFDSICNNNWFVNTSLILFLNKKDLLAEKIKRIPLTVCFADYKGQNTYEEAAVYIQRQFEDLNRNKETKEIYSHFTCATDTSNIQFVRMAESLRLFDSICNNNWFVNTSLILFLNKKDLLAEKIKRIPLTVCFADYKGQNTYEEAAVYIQRQFEDLNRNKETKEIYSHFTCATDTSNIQFVFDAVTDVIIQNNLKYIGLC; encoded by the exons ATGGGATGCCGGCAGAGCTCCGAGGAGAAGGAGGCGGCCCGGCGGTCCCGGCGCATCGACCGGCACCTCCGCTCGGAGAGCCAGCGGCAGCGCCGTGAGATCAAGCTGCTCCTGCTCGGCACCAGCAACTCCGGCAAGAGCACCATCGTCAAGCAGATGAAGATCATCCACAGCGGCGGCTTCAACCTGGAGGCCTGCAAGGAGTACAAGCCGCTGATCCTGTACAACGCCATCGACTCGCTCACGCGCATCATCCGCGCCCTGGCCACGCTCAAGATCGACTTCCACAACCCCGACCGCGCCTACGACGCCGTGCAGCTCTTCGCCCTGACGGGCCCCGCGGAGAGCAAGGGCGAGATCACGCCGGAGCTGCAGGGCGTGATGAAGAGGCTCTGGGCCGACTCGGGCGTGCAGGAGTGCTTCTGCCGCTCCAACGAGTACCACCTGGAGGACAACACGGCGTACTATCTCAACGACCTGGACCGCATCTCCGCCGCAGAGTACATCCCGACCGTCGAGGACATCCTGCGCTCCCGGGACATGACCACGGGCATCGTGGAGAACAAGTTCACCTTCAAGGAGCTCACCTTCAAGATGGTGGACGTGGGCGGGCAGCGCTCCGAGCGCAAGAAGTGGATCCACTGCTTCGAGGGCGTCACCGCCATCATCTTCTGCGTGGAGCTCAGCGGGTACGACCTCAAGCTCTACGAGGACAATCAGACG agcCGCATGGCGGAAAGCTTGCGCCTGTTCGACTCCATCTGCAACAATAACTGGTTCGTGAACACGTcgctcatcctcttcctcaacaAGAAGGACCTGCTGGCCGAGAAGATCAAGCGGATCCCGCTCACCGTCTGCTTCGCCGACTACAAGGGCCAGAACACGTACGAGGAGGCGGCGGTCTACATCCAGCGCCAGTTCGAGGACCTGAACCGCAACAAGGAGACCAAGGAGATCTACTCACACTTCACCTGTGCCACAGACACCAGTAACATCCAGTTTGT CCGCATGGCGGAAAGCTTGCGCCTGTTCGACTCCATCTGCAACAATAACTGGTTCGTGAACACGTcgctcatcctcttcctcaacaAGAAGGACCTGCTGGCCGAGAAGATCAAGCGGATCCCGCTCACCGTCTGCTTCGCCGACTACAAGGGCCAGAACACGTACGAGGAGGCGGCGGTCTACATCCAGCGCCAGTTCGAGGACCTGAACCGCAACAAGGAGACCAAGGAGATCTACTCACACTTCACCTGTGCCACAGACACCAGTAACATCCAGTTTGTGTTCGACGCCGTCACGGACGTCATCATCCAGAACAATCTCAAGTACATCGGGCTGTGCTAG